TTCGCTGTAGTCATTTTTGCTGTACTCATCTATGGCACCAACTTTTCAACAACATAGTCCATCAGTTTTACAGAGCCTATCGGACCCACACCGGATACGAATTGACTTGTCTTCAATGGAAAGACATGATCATTCTTCACAGCCTCCAGATTCGACCACACCTGGCTTGCTTTTAGATCTTCCATAGATTTCTTCGTGTCATAACCTACGAGGGTTCTGTCTTCAAGAAAAATATAATCCGGATTCATCTCAGGCAAGAATTCCAGTGAGAACTGGCTAAACCAATCTGTAGAATCTTTAATAGCTTCAGGACTATTCAGACCCAGGATGTCATAGAAGAAAACACTGCTGCTTCCTCCTTTAGGACCCATGAAACGGTAACGATTGTGCTCCACCCGGAGAACCAATACGGTCTTGTCTCCCAGGGCTGCCGCAATTTTCTCTTTCGCTTGTGAGGCTTTCTCGTCGAATTCAGCCAGTATTTTGGCAGATTCTTCGGTTTTATCGAATATGGCAGCCAACTTCGGCATGGCACGTTTCATTTCACTGTTGGCATCCAGTGCCACCGTTGGAGCAATTTTGGATAACTCGTCATATACGCCCTGTTCCATACCTTCACCAGCTGTAAGAATCATATCCGGTGACAACGCCAGCAACTGCTCATAGTTATATTGGTATTGCTCCACTTCGATGACCTGAACGCCATGTTCTTTAAAATAAGCAGGACGGTATTCCGCTTCAACTTCGGGAGTTAACAAAACCATTTGGGGTGTAACCCCCATCTCAATCAGATACTCGGCATAGATCGAATCAAACACAATTAAATTTTGAGGATTGGCAGGAATCGTAACTTCTCCAAACTGATCCTGAACCACTTTAGTTCCGCTCGCATCCTCTGCATCCTCTGTTGTACTTGCTGCTCCTTCAGTTGTAGCACCAGCTGTTCCAGCTGTAGCGTTCTCTTCAGTAGTTCCACCGGAACATGCGGCCAGCATCATACAGACCATCAACAGCAGGATGGCTAACCCTTTCAATCTTCGTGACATGATATACTTCGCCCCTTATGTATATTGATAATGATAATTATTATCAAATGGTATCAAATAAGAAGTGTCGCTTCCATAGCATATCGTGCGTATTCATTTGGATTATTGTGCTCTCTCATGATGAGACTCCGTAAGATGGCTAATGATCTGATTTAGAATCAACGTATGTCCCGTAATTCCGTGACCGTCCACCCACAGGTTAGTATCCACGTATAATACCCGATTATTTTTCACAGCCTTCAGGTCATTCCATTGCGGACTATCCCATAGTTTCCTCATATTCTCTTCAGCACTGAAGTGTTGCATAATCCGCTTCTCCACAAAGAGGTAGTCGGGATTGGCTTGTGTGAGCAGTTCAAGCGAACAAGGATTAAACCAGGCTGCACCTGAATCCAGTGCTTGCGGCAGTGCCAATCCAAGCTGTTCATATAACAAGTGTGATACCCCGTGGGAATGCCCACCCAGATATCGATAACCAAATGCTTCTACCCTTAGCAGCATAACTGTGGATGCGGATTGAATGATGGGTTGCAACTGTCGCTTCGCTACAATAACCTCGTGTTTCATCTGCTGATGCAGTCTGTGGGCCTCTTCTTCTTTGAGAAACCAGCCTGCCAACTGATCGAGCATGGGTTCCACATCTTGATGAAGGCCGGTTAGAATCGGTGCAATTGTGCGCAGCTCTTTTTTGACCTCTTCCGTCAATACGTTTCCAATCAACATCTCCGGTTGAATTTGTCGGACAAGATCTATCTCCACCTCATACTGTGTTACCTCCAGCATCTCTACTCCATGCGCAGTAAATTGTTCACGGTGATGTGGAGACAACAGGATCGGTGTGACCACAACGGCATGGGGAATGACACCCAGATGAATCATGATTTCGCCACAGATGGGAGACAGTGACACGATCTTTCGCTGCGTCATCGTCTGCCTATAATTTTTAGGTGATACGCCAGTCAATTGTTTGAAGCGCCGGCTGAAATAATGAGCATCATCAAATCCAGACTTCTTGGCAATATCCTGAGAGGTTGCTGTAGTTAATAACAGTTCTTCCTGCGCGCGATAGATCCGGTAGTGTGCCAGATAATCCAGAGGTGGCTTACCATATCGTTCACTAAATTTGCGGGAATAATGCCAGGGACTAATACCTGCAATCTGAGCTAACTGCGTACGTGTAATCACCTGATCATAATGCTGCTGCATGTAGTCAATGGAGCGAAGTATACCGTGTTCTGGCTTCAACTCGTTATCCGGCTGTGTCCGATATAGATTACTTAACAACTCATATAACAAATGCTGATGACCAACCCTTCCTGCAATCTGATCCTCTGTATGCACTTCACTCCAATGCTGAATGATACTTGCCAGAGCTCCACCCGACAGCTGCACTTTCTGATACGCCTCTCCGGACGGTAACCGCCATTGGAATTTTTCAGCTTCCCGTCGATCATGCAGCACCGAATATGTATCGAACTGAACATGCCAGCCTGCCAGATCCAGGTTACCACCTTCAATGACCTCCATTACGGAGTTCTCTTCAAGCGCAATTAATTCTCCAAAGGAAACGTGAACTCGGTGTCCATTCATATTCCAGATCGCTTTTCCATCAATAATAAATATCAAGGTGTGACTGGGGAAGTGATGCAGTTCTCCTTTCGTTATCCATGCATTGGTTAATGCCTTTGTTGACTTCCACTGAGCGATCCATTCCATGTTGTCAGACATATCGTTATCCTTTCTAAGGGATGAATCATCCTGATTTATTACGTTTCACTATATCAAAATACATGACATCTACATATCCAACAACTTATGGCATGATAAAATGATGAAACAGCTATTATATATTTATACATATATCATTGGGATAAAAAACAAAAAAAGCCCGTACCATCAGGTACAAGCTCTTTCTTACAACGGCAACACTACTCTTTCTACTCCTTCAATACTACGTTTCTAAGTCTTACTCAAAATTAACTTTTGGCGAGGTCTACCCCTGTTTCAGTTTTCTTCCTGCCACCCAATACGGTCAGTCCACCTGCCACACCGAAAGCAATAACTACACCAATACAAGTGTGTAACAGATTCAGGCTGCCCTCTTCGCTGAAGAGCGGGAGGCTGAGCAAGCTCGGATTCCCAACGATAGCGAATGCCTTGACAGATAACAATCCAAAATACATTCCACCCGCAGCTCCACCCAGCAGTGCCGCATAGAAGGAGGATCTCTTTCTCATGTTGACTGCATACAATGCAGGCTCTACCACTCCAAGGAGGGCTGTTCCCGTTGCCCAGAAAGCAACTCTTCTGGAAGCTGACTCTTTCGAACGCAAAGCGGTTGCGAGCGCGGCCCCCGTTTGCCCAACAATCGCCACTAACATCGCAGGAATCACCATGGAAGAACCATTCATGAGCATATCATTCATGATGATGGCAAGCATCCAGTAGTGCAATCCCAGAATGATCATCAAGGAGAAGAATGCCCCCAGTAACATCACCGATATCACTGGAGCATTAGCTACTAGTGAATCCAATGCTTCCGGCAGATATTCATCAATCCAGGTTCCAACTGGA
The window above is part of the Paenibacillus sp. 1781tsa1 genome. Proteins encoded here:
- a CDS encoding ABC transporter substrate-binding protein, yielding MSRRLKGLAILLLMVCMMLAACSGGTTEENATAGTAGATTEGAASTTEDAEDASGTKVVQDQFGEVTIPANPQNLIVFDSIYAEYLIEMGVTPQMVLLTPEVEAEYRPAYFKEHGVQVIEVEQYQYNYEQLLALSPDMILTAGEGMEQGVYDELSKIAPTVALDANSEMKRAMPKLAAIFDKTEESAKILAEFDEKASQAKEKIAAALGDKTVLVLRVEHNRYRFMGPKGGSSSVFFYDILGLNSPEAIKDSTDWFSQFSLEFLPEMNPDYIFLEDRTLVGYDTKKSMEDLKASQVWSNLEAVKNDHVFPLKTSQFVSGVGPIGSVKLMDYVVEKLVP
- a CDS encoding helix-turn-helix domain-containing protein gives rise to the protein MSDNMEWIAQWKSTKALTNAWITKGELHHFPSHTLIFIIDGKAIWNMNGHRVHVSFGELIALEENSVMEVIEGGNLDLAGWHVQFDTYSVLHDRREAEKFQWRLPSGEAYQKVQLSGGALASIIQHWSEVHTEDQIAGRVGHQHLLYELLSNLYRTQPDNELKPEHGILRSIDYMQQHYDQVITRTQLAQIAGISPWHYSRKFSERYGKPPLDYLAHYRIYRAQEELLLTTATSQDIAKKSGFDDAHYFSRRFKQLTGVSPKNYRQTMTQRKIVSLSPICGEIMIHLGVIPHAVVVTPILLSPHHREQFTAHGVEMLEVTQYEVEIDLVRQIQPEMLIGNVLTEEVKKELRTIAPILTGLHQDVEPMLDQLAGWFLKEEEAHRLHQQMKHEVIVAKRQLQPIIQSASTVMLLRVEAFGYRYLGGHSHGVSHLLYEQLGLALPQALDSGAAWFNPCSLELLTQANPDYLFVEKRIMQHFSAEENMRKLWDSPQWNDLKAVKNNRVLYVDTNLWVDGHGITGHTLILNQIISHLTESHHERAQ